The Sandaracinaceae bacterium genome window below encodes:
- a CDS encoding protein kinase, producing the protein MLICPTCRLNHPDGARVCLVDGTPLENIADPRIGSLVGGTFRIERVVGAGGMATVYAATHTLKPGRLVAIKILHPRFADDAKVRTRLEREARAAATVAHPNVVDVYDFGLTEDGVPYLVCELLVGSPLDRYRQAGSISVADAAGLGLQVARGLGRAHDLGVVHRDVKPENIFVCRSDDGEPVVKLVDFGIALGNDDSRLTAAGHFVGSPQYMAPERFRGEPDTAASDIYSLGVVLYELLTGEPLFQAATLPGYLLMHLEQAPPDVRLKQPKCPEGLSRLVAEMLAKKPIDRPADAHIVEKRLAPFATQKSRVMRHVSANAVDGARSRSTDLDLDAWSRRVTVYREMIALGFPRKQPEDLLALVDRLAHAVESLRGARATDHALVAQLDDLDDGLRTRRAQLGRAISTLAADLSHARAEFRERCPHPETWRAQLERVEALHLEHPHVPGPEVLACMREATAAYGEWMRAWEATPIKDLMFQLEQLRRQQEDIESSARKQQSEVALRATHRSVARTETETSLLRISHDLNTRLRPIEALRPHFERLI; encoded by the coding sequence ATGCTGATCTGCCCCACGTGCCGGCTGAACCACCCCGACGGGGCACGTGTGTGCCTGGTGGATGGGACGCCGCTCGAGAACATCGCGGATCCGCGCATCGGCAGCCTGGTGGGCGGCACGTTCCGCATCGAGCGCGTGGTGGGCGCCGGCGGGATGGCCACCGTCTACGCGGCCACCCACACCCTGAAGCCGGGGCGCCTGGTGGCCATCAAGATCCTGCACCCGCGCTTCGCCGACGACGCCAAGGTGCGCACGCGCCTCGAGCGTGAGGCCCGCGCGGCGGCCACGGTGGCGCACCCCAACGTGGTGGACGTCTACGACTTCGGGCTCACCGAAGACGGCGTACCCTACCTGGTGTGCGAGCTGCTGGTGGGCAGCCCGCTCGACCGCTACCGGCAGGCGGGGAGCATCAGCGTGGCCGACGCCGCGGGCCTGGGGCTGCAGGTGGCGCGTGGCCTCGGGCGTGCGCACGACCTGGGCGTGGTGCACCGCGACGTGAAGCCCGAGAACATCTTCGTGTGCCGCAGCGACGACGGCGAGCCGGTGGTCAAGCTGGTGGACTTCGGCATCGCGCTCGGCAACGACGACTCGCGCCTCACGGCCGCCGGGCACTTCGTGGGCAGCCCGCAGTACATGGCGCCCGAGCGGTTTCGCGGAGAGCCCGACACCGCCGCGAGCGACATCTACTCGCTGGGCGTGGTGCTGTACGAGCTGCTCACGGGCGAGCCGCTGTTCCAGGCGGCCACGCTCCCCGGCTACCTGCTCATGCACCTCGAGCAGGCGCCGCCCGACGTGCGCCTGAAGCAGCCCAAGTGCCCCGAGGGGCTGTCGCGCCTGGTGGCCGAGATGCTGGCCAAGAAGCCCATCGACCGCCCGGCGGACGCGCACATCGTGGAGAAGCGGCTGGCCCCGTTCGCCACGCAGAAGTCGCGCGTGATGCGCCACGTGAGCGCCAACGCGGTGGACGGCGCGCGGTCACGCAGCACCGACCTCGACCTGGACGCGTGGAGCCGCCGCGTGACCGTGTACCGGGAGATGATCGCGCTGGGCTTTCCGCGCAAGCAGCCCGAAGACCTGCTGGCGCTCGTGGACCGGCTGGCCCACGCGGTGGAGTCGCTGCGCGGCGCGCGTGCCACGGACCACGCGCTGGTGGCGCAGCTGGACGACCTGGACGACGGTCTGCGCACGCGCCGTGCGCAGCTGGGGCGCGCCATCTCCACGCTGGCGGCGGACCTCAGCCACGCGCGCGCCGAGTTCCGCGAGCGCTGCCCGCACCCCGAGACGTGGCGCGCGCAGCTCGAGCGGGTGGAGGCGCTGCACCTCGAGCATCCGCACGTGCCGGGCCCCGAGGTGCTGGCGTGCATGCGCGAGGCCACGGCCGCCTACGGGGAGTGGATGCGCGCCTGGGAGGCCACGCCCATCAAGGACCTGATGTTCCAGCTGGAGCAGCTGCGGCGGCAGCAGGAGGACATCGAGTCGAGCGCGCGCAAGCAGCAGTCCGAGGTGGCCCTGCGCGCCACCCACCGCAGCGTGGCGCGCACCGAGACCGAGACCAGCCTCCTGCGCATCTCCCACGACCTCAACACCCGGTTGCGCCCCATCGAGGCGCTCCGACCGCACTTCGAGCGGCTCATCTGA
- the ppk2 gene encoding polyphosphate kinase 2 has protein sequence MARKTTRPTSPPAPARARRPRAVASGDTVVGPASAERVARGTLRTHTQQAEVVRDVLTKDSRGLLTDAEAVAQLRALIAGASPDEAKALRKALFDRETESPTTLGVDPDTELHPKWRDGRYPYKNLLSRKRYEREKYRLQVELLKLQAWVKETGQRVVILCEGRDAAGKGGAIKRMMEHLNPRGARVVALEKPSDVERGQWYFQRYIQHLPTRGEIVLFDRSWYNRSGVERVMGFCTDQEYDEFMRQAPEFERHLVRSGVHLIKFWFSVSQAEQRRRFKEREAHPLKQWKLSPVDVASLDKWDDYTRAKEAMFLHCDTSDAPWTVVKSDCKKRARLNAMRYLLHRLPYANKDLAAVGAVDPLVVGRPALVSVQSDDQLDSTGQG, from the coding sequence ATGGCCCGCAAGACCACCCGTCCAACATCTCCCCCCGCACCGGCCCGAGCACGGCGTCCGAGAGCCGTGGCGTCCGGCGACACCGTGGTGGGCCCTGCCTCGGCGGAGCGCGTGGCCCGCGGCACACTGCGGACGCACACGCAGCAGGCCGAGGTCGTGCGAGACGTGCTCACCAAGGACAGCCGTGGGTTGCTCACGGATGCCGAGGCCGTGGCGCAGCTTCGGGCGCTGATCGCCGGCGCATCCCCCGATGAAGCCAAGGCCCTGCGCAAGGCCCTGTTCGACCGGGAGACCGAGAGCCCGACCACCCTGGGCGTGGACCCGGACACCGAGCTGCACCCCAAGTGGCGCGACGGCCGCTACCCCTACAAGAACCTGCTGAGCCGGAAGCGCTACGAGCGGGAGAAGTACCGCCTGCAGGTGGAGCTGCTCAAGCTGCAGGCCTGGGTGAAGGAGACGGGCCAGCGCGTGGTCATCTTGTGCGAGGGGCGCGACGCGGCCGGCAAGGGCGGCGCCATCAAGCGCATGATGGAGCACCTGAACCCGCGCGGTGCGCGCGTGGTAGCCCTCGAGAAGCCCAGCGACGTGGAGCGGGGCCAGTGGTACTTCCAGCGCTACATCCAGCACCTGCCCACGCGCGGCGAGATCGTGCTGTTCGACCGCAGCTGGTACAACCGCTCGGGCGTGGAGCGCGTGATGGGCTTCTGCACGGACCAGGAGTACGACGAGTTCATGCGGCAGGCGCCCGAGTTCGAGCGGCACCTGGTGCGCAGCGGCGTGCACCTCATCAAGTTCTGGTTCTCGGTGAGCCAGGCCGAGCAGCGGCGCCGGTTCAAGGAGCGCGAGGCGCACCCGCTCAAGCAGTGGAAGCTGAGCCCGGTGGACGTGGCGTCGCTCGACAAGTGGGACGACTACACCCGCGCCAAGGAGGCCATGTTCCTGCACTGCGACACCTCGGACGCACCGTGGACCGTGGTGAAGAGCGACTGCAAGAAGCGCGCGCGCCTGAACGCCATGCGCTACCTGCTGCACCGCTTGCCGTACGCCAACAAGGACCTGGCCGCAGTGGGCGCGGTGGACCCGCTGGTGGTGGGGCGGCCCGCGCTGGTCTCGGTGCAGAGCGACGACCAGCTGGACTCGACGGGACAAGGCTGA
- a CDS encoding globin: protein MSAIDPATYTTFENSLFRCAASETFLERFYDIFLKSSDAVAARFAGVDMNRQRSVLRGSLYLVARAAGGFSDGMEHLATIARSHGERGLDIKAEFYDQWLAALVQAAGECDPHFDHVTGAAWETCLRPCIAIMTR from the coding sequence ATGTCGGCCATCGACCCCGCCACCTACACCACGTTCGAGAACAGCCTCTTTCGGTGCGCGGCGAGCGAGACCTTCCTCGAGCGCTTCTACGACATCTTCCTGAAGAGCAGCGACGCCGTGGCGGCCCGCTTCGCGGGGGTGGACATGAACCGCCAGCGCAGCGTGCTGCGGGGTTCGCTCTACCTGGTGGCGCGGGCGGCGGGTGGCTTCTCCGACGGCATGGAGCACCTGGCCACCATCGCGCGCTCGCACGGAGAGCGCGGCTTGGACATCAAGGCCGAGTTCTACGACCAGTGGCTCGCTGCTTTGGTGCAGGCCGCTGGGGAGTGTGACCCGCACTTCGACCACGTCACGGGGGCCGCCTGGGAGACGTGCCTCCGCCCGTGCATCGCCATCATGACGCGCTGA